In the genome of Primulina eburnea isolate SZY01 chromosome 13, ASM2296580v1, whole genome shotgun sequence, the window agaaattacaAATTgccaaaaagaaaaatgaatggaatataaaaacaaataaaggaGACACTCACAGAAGCAGAGAGAAAAAGAGTGTTTGGTAGTAACCAAAGAATCGTACTTTTGTGAGATACAGACTTAGATCTAATTGCAGAGGAATGAAAATCCCAAAGGAAAATGGTGAAATTCTCCACAATTCTCTCTTTCAATCTTCTACCTTGCTTTGTGAAAAAAACCACTAATCACTCACCATTAGGTGATTCTTGCATTTGCATGTACACGGGACAAGGTTTGTTATttgttctgtttttttttttgtttgttgtttTCACCAGAATCTCTGAGCACATTTTTCTCTATTTGTAGATATCGGATTGTGTGCATTGTGATATAATCATGCATGGAAAATGGAAGTTGCTCCAAGAAAACTAATGCACGTTGTTAGGGTTCTTTTCATTTGCATTTTGGGAGTTGTTAATGGTGTTACCGACCAAAATGACTTCAAGATTTTGGATGATTTCAGAAATGGGTTAGAAAATCCAGAGCTTTTGAAATGGCCTGATGGGGGAGTAGACCCCTGTGGCCCTCCTTCTTGGCCACATGTGTTCTGTTCTAATGGCAGAATCACTCAAATCCAGGTTCAGGGCCTTGGATTAAAGGGCCCTTTGCCACAGAATTTTAATCAATTAGACATGCTGATGAATATTGGCCTCCAGAGAAACAACTTTAATGGAAAGCTGCCATCTTTCAGTGGATTGTCCAATTTACAATTCGTATACCTGGATTTTAATGAATTCGACACAATCCCTGCTGATTTTTTTCAAGGTCTTAGTAGTATTCGCGTTTTGGCAATTGATGATAATCCCTTTAATCGGAGTTCGGGGTGGAGTATACCCAGTGAGCTAGCAGAGTGTTCCCAGTTGGCTAATTTTTCTTGCTCGAGTTGCAACATTGTCGGACCAGTGCCGGCGTTTTTCGGGAAGTTTCCGTCTCTCACTTCGTTAAGATTGTCAGGTAACAGACTCACCGGTGTTTTACCCAGCAGCTTTCGTGACTCCATGGTGCAGGTTTTGTGGTTGAATAATCAAGATGGGGGTGGTATTAGTGGTCCTATTGATGTAGTTGGAACCATGGTTGGGTTAACTCAGCTATGGCTCCATGGTAATCAATTTACTGGTTCGATTCCAGACAACATTGGAGATTTAACTTCATTAAGACAGCTTAACCTCAATGGGAATCGGCTTGTTGGGCTGATTCCCCAAAGCTTGGCAAGTATGAACCTTCAAGTATTGGATTTGAACAATAACATGTTCATGGGTCCAATACCAAAGTTTAAATCTGTAAATGTTTCTTATGAGTCAAATTCATTTTGCCAGTCTGATCCTGGTGAGCCATGTGCTCCTGAAGTGAGTGCTCTTCTAGATTTTCTtcaagatttgaactacccggAAAGACTTGCTTCTGAATGGGTTGGTAATGACCCGTGTAGAGGGCCTTGGTGGGGGATAAGTTGTGAATCTAGGAATGATGTTTCagtaataaatttgaaaaattttggGCTTAATGGCACCCTTAGTCCTTCACTTGCGAACTTACAATCGCTAATTGAAATTCATTTAGAAGGCAACAATCTACATGGCACCATTCCTACAAATCTTACTTTTTTGAGATCATTGAGATTATTGAATATACGAGGGAACAGTTTTGAGCCACCATTGCCAAGATTCCGCGATGATGTGAATGTCATAACTGATGGTAATCCGAAATTGGCAGGTAATGGACCTAAACAATCCCCCTCACCGGATACTGGTAATCCGAAATTGGCAGGTAATGGACCTAAACAATCCCCCTCACCGGATACTGCACCTCCAATGCCGCCTTCTCCAAATGACAGCCCTGAATCACCACCTACAAATCCTTCCATATATCTTCATCCGAAGCCAGATGGTAGAGGTACAAGTGCTAATGCATCTACTGCTGTTACAGAGAAGTCAAAACCGCAAAATAGGACCAAATCTCGAGTTTTGGTCATAGTGGCTGCAGCCGCAGGTTCTACAATTTTTATATTTCTCGCAGTTCTATCGTCTGTCTACTTCCTTTGTCACCAAAAAAAGATTATAAAACATCATGGCGGTGAAGTGATCCATCCAAAAGA includes:
- the LOC140809109 gene encoding receptor protein kinase TMK1-like isoform X2; translation: MEVAPRKLMHVVRVLFICILGVVNGVTDQNDFKILDDFRNGLENPELLKWPDGGVDPCGPPSWPHVFCSNGRITQIQVQGLGLKGPLPQNFNQLDMLMNIGLQRNNFNGKLPSFSGLSNLQFVYLDFNEFDTIPADFFQGLSSIRVLAIDDNPFNRSSGWSIPSELAECSQLANFSCSSCNIVGPVPAFFGKFPSLTSLRLSGNRLTGVLPSSFRDSMVQVLWLNNQDGGGISGPIDVVGTMVGLTQLWLHGNQFTGSIPDNIGDLTSLRQLNLNGNRLVGLIPQSLASMNLQVLDLNNNMFMGPIPKFKSVNVSYESNSFCQSDPGEPCAPEVSALLDFLQDLNYPERLASEWVGNDPCRGPWWGISCESRNDVSVINLKNFGLNGTLSPSLANLQSLIEIHLEGNNLHGTIPTNLTFLRSLRLLNIRGNSFEPPLPRFRDDVNVITDGNPKLAGNGPKQSPSPDTAPPMPPSPNDSPESPPTNPSIYLHPKPDGRGTSANASTAVTEKSKPQNRTKSRVLVIVAAAAGSTIFIFLAVLSSVYFLCHQKKIIKHHGGEVIHPKDSSDPSNMLKIAVVDSSASYTRTGDSTESGTIDRLDNTQVLEAGNLVISFQVLRKVTNNFAPENELGRGGFGAVYKGELEDGTKLAVKRMEAVAVSKKALNEFQVEISVLSNVRHRHLVSLLGYSAEGHERVLVYEYMSQGALSGHLFRWKSLSLQPLSWARRLIIALDVARGVEYLHSLAHQSFIHRDLKSSNILLDDDFRAKVSDFGLVKLAPDRERSVATRLAGTFGYLAPEYAVTGKITTKVDIFSFGVVLMELLTGLVALDENRPEENRYLAEWFWQIKSNKDTLIASIDPSLDAKEEIYDSIYIIAELAGHCTAREANHRPDMGHIVNVLARLVEKWKPYEDMDQCSGIDMTLPLPQMLKGWQEADIQDLSGTGSQDSKGSIPAKPSGFADSFTSADGR
- the LOC140809109 gene encoding receptor protein kinase TMK1-like isoform X1, translated to MEVAPRKLMHVVRVLFICILGVVNGVTDQNDFKILDDFRNGLENPELLKWPDGGVDPCGPPSWPHVFCSNGRITQIQVQGLGLKGPLPQNFNQLDMLMNIGLQRNNFNGKLPSFSGLSNLQFVYLDFNEFDTIPADFFQGLSSIRVLAIDDNPFNRSSGWSIPSELAECSQLANFSCSSCNIVGPVPAFFGKFPSLTSLRLSGNRLTGVLPSSFRDSMVQVLWLNNQDGGGISGPIDVVGTMVGLTQLWLHGNQFTGSIPDNIGDLTSLRQLNLNGNRLVGLIPQSLASMNLQVLDLNNNMFMGPIPKFKSVNVSYESNSFCQSDPGEPCAPEVSALLDFLQDLNYPERLASEWVGNDPCRGPWWGISCESRNDVSVINLKNFGLNGTLSPSLANLQSLIEIHLEGNNLHGTIPTNLTFLRSLRLLNIRGNSFEPPLPRFRDDVNVITDGNPKLAGNGPKQSPSPDTGNPKLAGNGPKQSPSPDTAPPMPPSPNDSPESPPTNPSIYLHPKPDGRGTSANASTAVTEKSKPQNRTKSRVLVIVAAAAGSTIFIFLAVLSSVYFLCHQKKIIKHHGGEVIHPKDSSDPSNMLKIAVVDSSASYTRTGDSTESGTIDRLDNTQVLEAGNLVISFQVLRKVTNNFAPENELGRGGFGAVYKGELEDGTKLAVKRMEAVAVSKKALNEFQVEISVLSNVRHRHLVSLLGYSAEGHERVLVYEYMSQGALSGHLFRWKSLSLQPLSWARRLIIALDVARGVEYLHSLAHQSFIHRDLKSSNILLDDDFRAKVSDFGLVKLAPDRERSVATRLAGTFGYLAPEYAVTGKITTKVDIFSFGVVLMELLTGLVALDENRPEENRYLAEWFWQIKSNKDTLIASIDPSLDAKEEIYDSIYIIAELAGHCTAREANHRPDMGHIVNVLARLVEKWKPYEDMDQCSGIDMTLPLPQMLKGWQEADIQDLSGTGSQDSKGSIPAKPSGFADSFTSADGR